The following is a genomic window from Deltaproteobacteria bacterium.
TAAACTTGAAAAAGTAGACATGATTCAACAACTAGAACTTGACTTGTATGCAGCTTAGAAAATAAAAATAAAAAATCATTCTGGAGTATTTCTAAAAAGTTTCTACCAGAAACGGGACGCCATCCTTCGCGACAAAGCCACTGAGCAAATGTTGGTTGCGGCATTCCAATTAGTAGCGGGATCCACAGTGAAATCGTCGACTTTGAAGGGAAGATCATTTTAGTACTTTTGCATACGGCTCACACTCTATCATGGTCGCATTGCAAAATCGCATTTCTTGAATATCGAAGATCTTTTTGCTCCTAAGTTTGCCAAGTATTTTTACGGTGGAGCTTGTTCCTGGCGTTAAATTATCAATTAAGTAATCGATCATTTCTCTTTTTTCCTTGGGTACCGCCAAGCAAATCCAATCATTGTTGGTGTAAATGCAGGGGCCAGAAGTGGAATCGCCAATTGATCCGCAGTGAGCTTCTAGAACGCCTCGATCAGCGTTGTATTTCTTAACTTCGCATTTCAAAACAACAGATTTCCCAATGTACTTTTCCGGCGTTGCCTGAAGACGTCGATACGTAACTTCCACAGGACCATCGATAACCACTTTGTCGATATGTACAATGCCGCCATCCTTTTTACACTTCTCTACGTCTGGGTATATAATCACTTCTGTTTCTGCCTTGCATTTTAAGCTAATTTTGTCAGCGGTCTCGGCCGATTTCTCACAACCTATTAGTTTGTATTCTGGCTGCTTTGCAATCGAATCCTTAAACTCAACACATTCGTTTTTCTCATTCTTCTGGGTTAGTGAGAGTGCGAATGGCGTATAGATTAAAAGACTAAACAAAATTAAACATTTCATGACTACCCCTTAACCTTTTCGATATTTATTCGGTATTGCACACCGCGATCACTGAATGTTGTTGAGCTAATAGTTTGCTTCTCACTTTTTTCATCAAATAATATTTGCTCCAAAGTTAGACCAAGATAGTCAGCTAGTTTCTTTAAGTGCCACATGTTCTTGGCCGACGGTTTTCTAGAAGAAGAATACCAGTCATGAAGAATTGAAACGCTGATACCAATCTCCTTAGCTACACGAGATATGACTTTGCCTTTCAGTTCTCGTTGTAAAACTTGCGACAATTTAATTTCCTTTTTCATCTCCATAATGTTCTCTACAAAAACAGGAAACGACTTCCTATTTACGATAACTGATACCAACTTTCCGATATATCTAATTTTAAGCTGTAGTTAGGTCGGGGTACGCAAGTAACTGGAATATTTTATTTAAGTTGAGTAAAACTGGAAACGGGTGCTTGAGGCGCATCAAAATGATGTGATTTTCACATCCTCATTGGGTTCAACTTCCACCGCGTACAAAAACTCTGAACCTCGATAAAATATATTTTAAGAGCGAGGTGTTTATGGCTGTTGAAGTTAGAAAAAGAACCAAGGGTGAAGTTTATTATTCAATTGTCTTTTGGGATGGTGAAAAAAGAGTTCGGTTAAAGAAAGACTCCCATCCAACTTTCAAGACTCTTAAAGAAGCACAAGAGTGGGACAGGGCCAATGAAGCCATTCGCGATAGTGCCAAAACTCGAATAATGAGGCGTCTTCAATGGAAGACTCAGTACTATAAATTTGCTGAGCTTTCCGAGCAATACATTGAGAACTGCAAAAAGACGCAGCCTAATTCATGGAAAAATACACAGTTCTATCTAGAACACTATGTGATGCCATTTTATTTGGAGGTCAAAAAGTCCAATAACCCGAATAATTGGTCCATGCACTTTGAAGAGTTCAGGGATTGGTTGGAAGATGTCGCTATGACCGTCACAAGTCCAAAACGGTCCATCGCTTACTCAACTAAAAATCACGTGATTAAAACCTTGAACACCTTTCTTGACTATCTTTTGAGACGAAATCTTTTGGACAAATCCAACGTGTATAAAATGACTGGATTTCCAGCCTCAAAAATCAATATGAGATCGGCTGATGCCTTGATTTCAAAAGAAGAGTTCAACGCCATTTATGGAATTCTCCTAGATACAAACCCGTTGGTGGCCACGTTCTTCCAAACGGCTTATTACACCGGCATGCGGTTCAATGAAATTTATGGTCTTTCAATGGACGATATCTTTTCAGGAGAGTTGGATGACAAAGTACTCAAGACCGCATTGAGTGATCATGAAATGGATTACTTTGGGTATATCGTATTAGAAAGCCAACCTGCATTTAAAATCAGAAATCGACTGTCAAATGGATCCATTCCCCGGAAGCCCTTGAAGGGAAAACCAATCATCAATGAAAAATACAATCGCTTGATACCAATCATCGACAAAGATTGTTTCAATGCCTTGGTGAAACTCTATAAAATTCAAGAAGCCAAGTTCAAACAAAAACAATACGGATCCAACTTGAAAGACTATGTTTTGTTTGAAGACCTAACTTCAACAATGGCCGC
Proteins encoded in this region:
- a CDS encoding helix-turn-helix transcriptional regulator; amino-acid sequence: MEMKKEIKLSQVLQRELKGKVISRVAKEIGISVSILHDWYSSSRKPSAKNMWHLKKLADYLGLTLEQILFDEKSEKQTISSTTFSDRGVQYRINIEKVKG
- a CDS encoding tyrosine-type recombinase/integrase — its product is MAVEVRKRTKGEVYYSIVFWDGEKRVRLKKDSHPTFKTLKEAQEWDRANEAIRDSAKTRIMRRLQWKTQYYKFAELSEQYIENCKKTQPNSWKNTQFYLEHYVMPFYLEVKKSNNPNNWSMHFEEFRDWLEDVAMTVTSPKRSIAYSTKNHVIKTLNTFLDYLLRRNLLDKSNVYKMTGFPASKINMRSADALISKEEFNAIYGILLDTNPLVATFFQTAYYTGMRFNEIYGLSMDDIFSGELDDKVLKTALSDHEMDYFGYIVLESQPAFKIRNRLSNGSIPRKPLKGKPIINEKYNRLIPIIDKDCFNALVKLYKIQEAKFKQKQYGSNLKDYVLFEDLTSTMAAVELRMAYEKTKFSQKSYHCCRHTRCTELVGNTRDFVLAKYWLGHARQETTMRYTHIYQQSSRSAKQKRQKIELLE